In one Nicotiana tomentosiformis chromosome 6, ASM39032v3, whole genome shotgun sequence genomic region, the following are encoded:
- the LOC104120038 gene encoding uncharacterized protein isoform X6, producing MASISKIPSSAKDEDLEEEIEHFDDFTLASSWERFISEIEAVCRQWLADGTKNLLKNGAISVNIYEDLYKVKTDLKYAMKSYCMEYYFGTHNDVGRGKGNDWSCALHDLQLSFGVNEFLVIAPQSASGVVLDGPEASKLLSAVAIALSNCSCLWPAFVPVHVPSRKAYIGIQNMGTLYTRRFEADRIGSQVPLKLMHLEGLYELFVSKFAFSNMDLSMHLFQVNLKMKLTYLTVPYDEDFDVQEPEGGITEAGGSPKSKHHNRKPWDDDCPWSEWYSAEDPVKGFELLTIWSEKAIESSLEMAELENASPLEAEKWSISPCVSEILSADSDGKRIGFASQLQLLIDALHMSLETQFVEDFVSVEHSRPENLKSTAIIPPPTVLDRVLKDLFYEVEAAQPDFAEGDHKNSRTIKGAPLESLFGQFCLHALWVGDCNIRAIAAFWIEFVREVRWCWEESQPLPRMPANGVIDLTTCLINQKLHMLAICMDRKHQFNQKGPKADENGVFLSARIKADTEVQSVISSQDGDAQASCWECDSLSTPDQDPASHISSFEHSGAVKLGDPEHSACIRRGSAGVVGSMMLLKSYQNMHAPFTRVDLPDSPLMTEDMHEERLQAIEALGDSSRFSAQLEKDILSSDMSAFKAANPDAVFEDFIRWHSPRDWENDDNMEKGVSQINAVVESTYDWPPRGKLSERMSEHGNLWRKIWNEAPPLPASEQKPLLDPNQEGEKVLHYLETLRPYQLLEQMVSTAFRATADTLNKTSFGGLKQMTTRIEQLYLTMSTTLRCLQSTFVGPKILKT from the exons ATGGCATCAATTAGCAAAATACCAAGCTCTGCAAAGGATGAGGATCTAGAAGAGGAG ATTGAACATTTTGATGATTTTACCCTGGCCTCTTCATGGGAAAG GTTCATATCTGAGATAGAGGCAGTTTGCAGGCAGTGGTTGGCTGATGGCACCAAGAATTTGTTG AAAAATGGTGCTATCAGTGTGAATATCTATGAGGACCTATATAAGGTCAAAACTGACCTGAAGTATGCGATGAAAAGCTATTGCATGGAGTATTATTTTGGAACACATAATGATG TTGGTCGAGGAAAAGGAAATGACTGGAGTTGTGCATTGCATGATCTGCAACTGTCTTTTGGGGTGAATGAGTTCCTG GTGATTGCTCCTCAAAGTGCCAGTGGAGTGGTTCTTGATGGACCAGAGGCCAGCAAGCTTCTAAGTGCAGTTGCTATTGCCTTGTCAAATTGTTCCTG TTTGTGGCCGGCATTTGTTCCAGTGCATGTTCCTTCTCGTAAAGCATACATTGGCATCCAGAACATGGGAACCCTTTACACTAGACGATTTGAAGCTGACCGTATAGGTAGCCAGGTGCCGTTGAAGCTTATGCATTTGGAGGGATTATATGAGCTATTTGTTTCTAAATTT GCCTTCTCCAATATGGACCTGTCCATGCATCTTTTTCAAGTCAATCTCAAGATGAAGCTGACCTATCTTACAGTTCCCTACGACGAGGATTTTGATGTACAAGAACCTGAGGGAGGCATTACAGAAGCAGGGGGAAGTCCCAAAAGCAAACATCATAATAGAAAACCGTGGGATGACGATTGTCCTTGGAGTGAGTGGTACTCTGCGGAGGACCCAGTAAAAG GTTTTGAGCTGCTTACTATATGGTCTGAGAAGGCAATTGAGAGTTCACTAGAAATGGCTGAGCTGGAAAATGCTTCACCTCTTGAGGCTGAGAAGTGGTCGATATCTCCATGCGTATCTGAGATTCT AAGTGCTGATTCTGATGGAAAGAGAATTGGATTTGCATCGCAGTTGCAGCTTTTAATTGATGCTTTGCATATGTCACTGGAAACACAATTTGTGGAAGATTTTGTTTCAG TAGAGCACTCAAGACCTGAGAATTTAAAGTCTACTGCCATCATACCTCCCCCAACTGTCCTTGATCGTGTGCTTAAAGACCTATTTTATGAGG TTGAAGCAGCCCAACCTGATTTTGCTGAAGGAGATCACAAAAATTCTCGGACCATTAAAGGCGCTCCTCTTGAATCACTTTTTGGGCAGTTCTGTCTGCACGCTCTCTGGGTTGGTGATTGCAATATAAGGG CTATTGCAGCATTCTGGATAGAGTTCGTACGGGAAGTTCGCTGGTGTTGGGAAGAGTCACAGCCATTACCTAGAATGCCAGCCAATGGTGTAATTGACCTAACTACCTGTTTAATTAACCAGAAATTACACATG CTTGCAATTTGTATGGATAGAAAGCATCAGTTTAATCAAAAGGGTCCGAAGGCAGATGAAAACGGAGTTTTTCTTTCTGCTCGTATTAAG GCAGACACTGAAGTCCAAAGTGTTATATCTTCTCAAGATGGAGATGCTCAGGCTTCTTGTTGGGAATGTGACAG TCTATCAACACCAGATCAAGATCCTGCAAGTCATATTTCAAGTTTTGAACATTCTGGTGCTGTGAAGTTAGGTGATCCAGAGCATTCGGCATGTATTAGGAGGGGATCGGCTGGTGTTGTTGGGTCTATGATGCTTTTGAAATCTTACCAGAACATGCATGCTCCATTTACACGGGTTGATTTACCT GATTCACCACTGATGACTGAAGACATGCATGAAGAACGTCTACAAGCCATTGAGGCCCTTGGTGATTCTTCT AGATTTTCCGCCCAACTAGAGAAAGACATTTTGTCATCAG ATATGTCTGCATTTAAAGCAGCAAATCCGGATGCTGTGTTTGAAGATTTCATCCGCTGGCATTCACCCAGGGACTGGGAAAATGATGATAATATGGAGAAGGGAGTATCTCAAATTAATGCAGTGGTAGAGTCAACATATGATTGGCCACCTCGTGGAAAACTTTCGGAAAGAATGTCTGAGCATGGGAATTTATGGAGAAAGATATGGAACGAGGCACCTCCATTGCCAGCTTCTGAGCAGAAGCCCCTTCTGGATCCAAATCAAGAAGGAGAAAAG GTTCTTCATTATTTGGAAACACTGCGGCCATATCAGTTGTTGGAACAAATGGTTTCTACTGCTTTTAGAGCAACAGCTGACACACTAAATAAAACGTCATTTGGAGGTCTAAAGCAGATGACCACCAGAATTGAACAACTTTACCTCACCATGTCAACGACTCTCAGATGCTTGCAAAGTACATTTGTTGGTCCA AAGATATTAAAGACCTGA
- the LOC104120038 gene encoding uncharacterized protein isoform X1, which produces MASISKIPSSAKDEDLEEEIEHFDDFTLASSWERFISEIEAVCRQWLADGTKNLLKNGAISVNIYEDLYKVKTDLKYAMKSYCMEYYFGTHNDVGRGKGNDWSCALHDLQLSFGVNEFLVIAPQSASGVVLDGPEASKLLSAVAIALSNCSCLWPAFVPVHVPSRKAYIGIQNMGTLYTRRFEADRIGSQVPLKLMHLEGLYELFVSKFAFSNMDLSMHLFQVNLKMKLTYLTVPYDEDFDVQEPEGGITEAGGSPKSKHHNRKPWDDDCPWSEWYSAEDPVKGFELLTIWSEKAIESSLEMAELENASPLEAEKWSISPCVSEILSADSDGKRIGFASQLQLLIDALHMSLETQFVEDFVSVEHSRPENLKSTAIIPPPTVLDRVLKDLFYEVEAAQPDFAEGDHKNSRTIKGAPLESLFGQFCLHALWVGDCNIRAIAAFWIEFVREVRWCWEESQPLPRMPANGVIDLTTCLINQKLHMLAICMDRKHQFNQKGPKADENGVFLSARIKADTEVQSVISSQDGDAQASCWECDSLSTPDQDPASHISSFEHSGAVKLGDPEHSACIRRGSAGVVGSMMLLKSYQNMHAPFTRVDLPDSPLMTEDMHEERLQAIEALGDSSRFSAQLEKDILSSDMSAFKAANPDAVFEDFIRWHSPRDWENDDNMEKGVSQINAVVESTYDWPPRGKLSERMSEHGNLWRKIWNEAPPLPASEQKPLLDPNQEGEKVLHYLETLRPYQLLEQMVSTAFRATADTLNKTSFGGLKQMTTRIEQLYLTMSTTLRCLQTNSLFVDAEDIKDLKRLCTTFAHVENLITLAASLHRKFMQAPRLSESIFNDYDNFHVPKLGTVSIGRDVKKVFNNEQEVRQGEREVIASMFTPPTANQSWRKVLSMGNLLNGHEPVSREIIFTKRDHLCENYYVGHAPRGYQQEFETYRMYVCGTSNDLGVALAVTSCD; this is translated from the exons ATGGCATCAATTAGCAAAATACCAAGCTCTGCAAAGGATGAGGATCTAGAAGAGGAG ATTGAACATTTTGATGATTTTACCCTGGCCTCTTCATGGGAAAG GTTCATATCTGAGATAGAGGCAGTTTGCAGGCAGTGGTTGGCTGATGGCACCAAGAATTTGTTG AAAAATGGTGCTATCAGTGTGAATATCTATGAGGACCTATATAAGGTCAAAACTGACCTGAAGTATGCGATGAAAAGCTATTGCATGGAGTATTATTTTGGAACACATAATGATG TTGGTCGAGGAAAAGGAAATGACTGGAGTTGTGCATTGCATGATCTGCAACTGTCTTTTGGGGTGAATGAGTTCCTG GTGATTGCTCCTCAAAGTGCCAGTGGAGTGGTTCTTGATGGACCAGAGGCCAGCAAGCTTCTAAGTGCAGTTGCTATTGCCTTGTCAAATTGTTCCTG TTTGTGGCCGGCATTTGTTCCAGTGCATGTTCCTTCTCGTAAAGCATACATTGGCATCCAGAACATGGGAACCCTTTACACTAGACGATTTGAAGCTGACCGTATAGGTAGCCAGGTGCCGTTGAAGCTTATGCATTTGGAGGGATTATATGAGCTATTTGTTTCTAAATTT GCCTTCTCCAATATGGACCTGTCCATGCATCTTTTTCAAGTCAATCTCAAGATGAAGCTGACCTATCTTACAGTTCCCTACGACGAGGATTTTGATGTACAAGAACCTGAGGGAGGCATTACAGAAGCAGGGGGAAGTCCCAAAAGCAAACATCATAATAGAAAACCGTGGGATGACGATTGTCCTTGGAGTGAGTGGTACTCTGCGGAGGACCCAGTAAAAG GTTTTGAGCTGCTTACTATATGGTCTGAGAAGGCAATTGAGAGTTCACTAGAAATGGCTGAGCTGGAAAATGCTTCACCTCTTGAGGCTGAGAAGTGGTCGATATCTCCATGCGTATCTGAGATTCT AAGTGCTGATTCTGATGGAAAGAGAATTGGATTTGCATCGCAGTTGCAGCTTTTAATTGATGCTTTGCATATGTCACTGGAAACACAATTTGTGGAAGATTTTGTTTCAG TAGAGCACTCAAGACCTGAGAATTTAAAGTCTACTGCCATCATACCTCCCCCAACTGTCCTTGATCGTGTGCTTAAAGACCTATTTTATGAGG TTGAAGCAGCCCAACCTGATTTTGCTGAAGGAGATCACAAAAATTCTCGGACCATTAAAGGCGCTCCTCTTGAATCACTTTTTGGGCAGTTCTGTCTGCACGCTCTCTGGGTTGGTGATTGCAATATAAGGG CTATTGCAGCATTCTGGATAGAGTTCGTACGGGAAGTTCGCTGGTGTTGGGAAGAGTCACAGCCATTACCTAGAATGCCAGCCAATGGTGTAATTGACCTAACTACCTGTTTAATTAACCAGAAATTACACATG CTTGCAATTTGTATGGATAGAAAGCATCAGTTTAATCAAAAGGGTCCGAAGGCAGATGAAAACGGAGTTTTTCTTTCTGCTCGTATTAAG GCAGACACTGAAGTCCAAAGTGTTATATCTTCTCAAGATGGAGATGCTCAGGCTTCTTGTTGGGAATGTGACAG TCTATCAACACCAGATCAAGATCCTGCAAGTCATATTTCAAGTTTTGAACATTCTGGTGCTGTGAAGTTAGGTGATCCAGAGCATTCGGCATGTATTAGGAGGGGATCGGCTGGTGTTGTTGGGTCTATGATGCTTTTGAAATCTTACCAGAACATGCATGCTCCATTTACACGGGTTGATTTACCT GATTCACCACTGATGACTGAAGACATGCATGAAGAACGTCTACAAGCCATTGAGGCCCTTGGTGATTCTTCT AGATTTTCCGCCCAACTAGAGAAAGACATTTTGTCATCAG ATATGTCTGCATTTAAAGCAGCAAATCCGGATGCTGTGTTTGAAGATTTCATCCGCTGGCATTCACCCAGGGACTGGGAAAATGATGATAATATGGAGAAGGGAGTATCTCAAATTAATGCAGTGGTAGAGTCAACATATGATTGGCCACCTCGTGGAAAACTTTCGGAAAGAATGTCTGAGCATGGGAATTTATGGAGAAAGATATGGAACGAGGCACCTCCATTGCCAGCTTCTGAGCAGAAGCCCCTTCTGGATCCAAATCAAGAAGGAGAAAAG GTTCTTCATTATTTGGAAACACTGCGGCCATATCAGTTGTTGGAACAAATGGTTTCTACTGCTTTTAGAGCAACAGCTGACACACTAAATAAAACGTCATTTGGAGGTCTAAAGCAGATGACCACCAGAATTGAACAACTTTACCTCACCATGTCAACGACTCTCAGATGCTTGCAAA CAAATAGCCTTTTTGTTGATGCAGAAGATATTAAAGACCTGAAGCGGCTCTGTACAACTTTTGCACATGTCGAGAATTTGATAACACTTGCTGCATCTCTTCATCGCAAGTTCATGCAAGCACCACGTCTATCAGAATCAATCTTCAATGACTACGATAACTTCCATGTACCAAAACTTGGAACAGTCTCAATTGGTCGTGATGTGAAAAAG GTTTTCAATAATGAACAAGAAGTTAGGCAAGGAGAGAGAGAAGTAATTGCAAGCATGTTCACCCCACCTACTGCAAATCAATCATGGAGGAAAGTATTAAGCATGGGAAATCTTCTCAATGGCCATGAACCAGTGTCGAGAGAGATCATATTTACCAAACGCGATCACCTTTGCGAAAATTACTATGTTGGTCATGCTCCGAGGGGTTATCAACAAGAATTTGAAACATACAGAATGTACGTATGCGGAACCTCAAATGATCTGGGTGTGGCATTAGCAGTTACCTCTTGTGACTAG
- the LOC104120038 gene encoding uncharacterized protein isoform X4 — MASISKIPSSAKDEDLEEEIEHFDDFTLASSWERFISEIEAVCRQWLADGTKNLLKNGAISVNIYEDLYKVKTDLKYAMKSYCMEYYFGTHNDVGRGKGNDWSCALHDLQLSFGVNEFLVIAPQSASGVVLDGPEASKLLSAVAIALSNCSCLWPAFVPVHVPSRKAYIGIQNMGTLYTRRFEADRIGSQVPLKLMHLEGLYELFVSKFAFSNMDLSMHLFQVNLKMKLTYLTVPYDEDFDVQEPEGGITEAGGSPKSKHHNRKPWDDDCPWSEWYSAEDPVKGFELLTIWSEKAIESSLEMAELENASPLEAEKWSISPCVSEILSADSDGKRIGFASQLQLLIDALHMSLETQFVEDFVSVEHSRPENLKSTAIIPPPTVLDRVLKDLFYEVEAAQPDFAEGDHKNSRTIKGAPLESLFGQFCLHALWVGDCNIRAIAAFWIEFVREVRWCWEESQPLPRMPANGVIDLTTCLINQKLHMLAICMDRKHQFNQKGPKADENGVFLSARIKADTEVQSVISSQDGDAQASCWECDSLSTPDQDPASHISSFEHSGAVKLGDPEHSACIRRGSAGVVGSMMLLKSYQNMHAPFTRVDLPDSPLMTEDMHEERLQAIEALEIFRPTRERHFVIRDWENDDNMEKGVSQINAVVESTYDWPPRGKLSERMSEHGNLWRKIWNEAPPLPASEQKPLLDPNQEGEKVLHYLETLRPYQLLEQMVSTAFRATADTLNKTSFGGLKQMTTRIEQLYLTMSTTLRCLQTNSLFVDAEDIKDLKRLCTTFAHVENLITLAASLHRKFMQAPRLSESIFNDYDNFHVPKLGTVSIGRDVKKVFNNEQEVRQGEREVIASMFTPPTANQSWRKVLSMGNLLNGHEPVSREIIFTKRDHLCENYYVGHAPRGYQQEFETYRMYVCGTSNDLGVALAVTSCD; from the exons ATGGCATCAATTAGCAAAATACCAAGCTCTGCAAAGGATGAGGATCTAGAAGAGGAG ATTGAACATTTTGATGATTTTACCCTGGCCTCTTCATGGGAAAG GTTCATATCTGAGATAGAGGCAGTTTGCAGGCAGTGGTTGGCTGATGGCACCAAGAATTTGTTG AAAAATGGTGCTATCAGTGTGAATATCTATGAGGACCTATATAAGGTCAAAACTGACCTGAAGTATGCGATGAAAAGCTATTGCATGGAGTATTATTTTGGAACACATAATGATG TTGGTCGAGGAAAAGGAAATGACTGGAGTTGTGCATTGCATGATCTGCAACTGTCTTTTGGGGTGAATGAGTTCCTG GTGATTGCTCCTCAAAGTGCCAGTGGAGTGGTTCTTGATGGACCAGAGGCCAGCAAGCTTCTAAGTGCAGTTGCTATTGCCTTGTCAAATTGTTCCTG TTTGTGGCCGGCATTTGTTCCAGTGCATGTTCCTTCTCGTAAAGCATACATTGGCATCCAGAACATGGGAACCCTTTACACTAGACGATTTGAAGCTGACCGTATAGGTAGCCAGGTGCCGTTGAAGCTTATGCATTTGGAGGGATTATATGAGCTATTTGTTTCTAAATTT GCCTTCTCCAATATGGACCTGTCCATGCATCTTTTTCAAGTCAATCTCAAGATGAAGCTGACCTATCTTACAGTTCCCTACGACGAGGATTTTGATGTACAAGAACCTGAGGGAGGCATTACAGAAGCAGGGGGAAGTCCCAAAAGCAAACATCATAATAGAAAACCGTGGGATGACGATTGTCCTTGGAGTGAGTGGTACTCTGCGGAGGACCCAGTAAAAG GTTTTGAGCTGCTTACTATATGGTCTGAGAAGGCAATTGAGAGTTCACTAGAAATGGCTGAGCTGGAAAATGCTTCACCTCTTGAGGCTGAGAAGTGGTCGATATCTCCATGCGTATCTGAGATTCT AAGTGCTGATTCTGATGGAAAGAGAATTGGATTTGCATCGCAGTTGCAGCTTTTAATTGATGCTTTGCATATGTCACTGGAAACACAATTTGTGGAAGATTTTGTTTCAG TAGAGCACTCAAGACCTGAGAATTTAAAGTCTACTGCCATCATACCTCCCCCAACTGTCCTTGATCGTGTGCTTAAAGACCTATTTTATGAGG TTGAAGCAGCCCAACCTGATTTTGCTGAAGGAGATCACAAAAATTCTCGGACCATTAAAGGCGCTCCTCTTGAATCACTTTTTGGGCAGTTCTGTCTGCACGCTCTCTGGGTTGGTGATTGCAATATAAGGG CTATTGCAGCATTCTGGATAGAGTTCGTACGGGAAGTTCGCTGGTGTTGGGAAGAGTCACAGCCATTACCTAGAATGCCAGCCAATGGTGTAATTGACCTAACTACCTGTTTAATTAACCAGAAATTACACATG CTTGCAATTTGTATGGATAGAAAGCATCAGTTTAATCAAAAGGGTCCGAAGGCAGATGAAAACGGAGTTTTTCTTTCTGCTCGTATTAAG GCAGACACTGAAGTCCAAAGTGTTATATCTTCTCAAGATGGAGATGCTCAGGCTTCTTGTTGGGAATGTGACAG TCTATCAACACCAGATCAAGATCCTGCAAGTCATATTTCAAGTTTTGAACATTCTGGTGCTGTGAAGTTAGGTGATCCAGAGCATTCGGCATGTATTAGGAGGGGATCGGCTGGTGTTGTTGGGTCTATGATGCTTTTGAAATCTTACCAGAACATGCATGCTCCATTTACACGGGTTGATTTACCT GATTCACCACTGATGACTGAAGACATGCATGAAGAACGTCTACAAGCCATTGAGGCCCTTG AGATTTTCCGCCCAACTAGAGAAAGACATTTTGTCATCAG GGACTGGGAAAATGATGATAATATGGAGAAGGGAGTATCTCAAATTAATGCAGTGGTAGAGTCAACATATGATTGGCCACCTCGTGGAAAACTTTCGGAAAGAATGTCTGAGCATGGGAATTTATGGAGAAAGATATGGAACGAGGCACCTCCATTGCCAGCTTCTGAGCAGAAGCCCCTTCTGGATCCAAATCAAGAAGGAGAAAAG GTTCTTCATTATTTGGAAACACTGCGGCCATATCAGTTGTTGGAACAAATGGTTTCTACTGCTTTTAGAGCAACAGCTGACACACTAAATAAAACGTCATTTGGAGGTCTAAAGCAGATGACCACCAGAATTGAACAACTTTACCTCACCATGTCAACGACTCTCAGATGCTTGCAAA CAAATAGCCTTTTTGTTGATGCAGAAGATATTAAAGACCTGAAGCGGCTCTGTACAACTTTTGCACATGTCGAGAATTTGATAACACTTGCTGCATCTCTTCATCGCAAGTTCATGCAAGCACCACGTCTATCAGAATCAATCTTCAATGACTACGATAACTTCCATGTACCAAAACTTGGAACAGTCTCAATTGGTCGTGATGTGAAAAAG GTTTTCAATAATGAACAAGAAGTTAGGCAAGGAGAGAGAGAAGTAATTGCAAGCATGTTCACCCCACCTACTGCAAATCAATCATGGAGGAAAGTATTAAGCATGGGAAATCTTCTCAATGGCCATGAACCAGTGTCGAGAGAGATCATATTTACCAAACGCGATCACCTTTGCGAAAATTACTATGTTGGTCATGCTCCGAGGGGTTATCAACAAGAATTTGAAACATACAGAATGTACGTATGCGGAACCTCAAATGATCTGGGTGTGGCATTAGCAGTTACCTCTTGTGACTAG
- the LOC104120038 gene encoding uncharacterized protein isoform X2, with amino-acid sequence MASISKIPSSAKDEDLEEEIEHFDDFTLASSWERFISEIEAVCRQWLADGTKNLLKNGAISVNIYEDLYKVKTDLKYAMKSYCMEYYFGTHNDVGRGKGNDWSCALHDLQLSFGVNEFLVIAPQSASGVVLDGPEASKLLSAVAIALSNCSCLWPAFVPVHVPSRKAYIGIQNMGTLYTRRFEADRIGSQVPLKLMHLEGLYELFVSKFAFSNMDLSMHLFQVNLKMKLTYLTVPYDEDFDVQEPEGGITEAGGSPKSKHHNRKPWDDDCPWSEWYSAEDPVKGFELLTIWSEKAIESSLEMAELENASPLEAEKWSISPCVSEILSADSDGKRIGFASQLQLLIDALHMSLETQFVEDFVSEHSRPENLKSTAIIPPPTVLDRVLKDLFYEVEAAQPDFAEGDHKNSRTIKGAPLESLFGQFCLHALWVGDCNIRAIAAFWIEFVREVRWCWEESQPLPRMPANGVIDLTTCLINQKLHMLAICMDRKHQFNQKGPKADENGVFLSARIKADTEVQSVISSQDGDAQASCWECDSLSTPDQDPASHISSFEHSGAVKLGDPEHSACIRRGSAGVVGSMMLLKSYQNMHAPFTRVDLPDSPLMTEDMHEERLQAIEALGDSSRFSAQLEKDILSSDMSAFKAANPDAVFEDFIRWHSPRDWENDDNMEKGVSQINAVVESTYDWPPRGKLSERMSEHGNLWRKIWNEAPPLPASEQKPLLDPNQEGEKVLHYLETLRPYQLLEQMVSTAFRATADTLNKTSFGGLKQMTTRIEQLYLTMSTTLRCLQTNSLFVDAEDIKDLKRLCTTFAHVENLITLAASLHRKFMQAPRLSESIFNDYDNFHVPKLGTVSIGRDVKKVFNNEQEVRQGEREVIASMFTPPTANQSWRKVLSMGNLLNGHEPVSREIIFTKRDHLCENYYVGHAPRGYQQEFETYRMYVCGTSNDLGVALAVTSCD; translated from the exons ATGGCATCAATTAGCAAAATACCAAGCTCTGCAAAGGATGAGGATCTAGAAGAGGAG ATTGAACATTTTGATGATTTTACCCTGGCCTCTTCATGGGAAAG GTTCATATCTGAGATAGAGGCAGTTTGCAGGCAGTGGTTGGCTGATGGCACCAAGAATTTGTTG AAAAATGGTGCTATCAGTGTGAATATCTATGAGGACCTATATAAGGTCAAAACTGACCTGAAGTATGCGATGAAAAGCTATTGCATGGAGTATTATTTTGGAACACATAATGATG TTGGTCGAGGAAAAGGAAATGACTGGAGTTGTGCATTGCATGATCTGCAACTGTCTTTTGGGGTGAATGAGTTCCTG GTGATTGCTCCTCAAAGTGCCAGTGGAGTGGTTCTTGATGGACCAGAGGCCAGCAAGCTTCTAAGTGCAGTTGCTATTGCCTTGTCAAATTGTTCCTG TTTGTGGCCGGCATTTGTTCCAGTGCATGTTCCTTCTCGTAAAGCATACATTGGCATCCAGAACATGGGAACCCTTTACACTAGACGATTTGAAGCTGACCGTATAGGTAGCCAGGTGCCGTTGAAGCTTATGCATTTGGAGGGATTATATGAGCTATTTGTTTCTAAATTT GCCTTCTCCAATATGGACCTGTCCATGCATCTTTTTCAAGTCAATCTCAAGATGAAGCTGACCTATCTTACAGTTCCCTACGACGAGGATTTTGATGTACAAGAACCTGAGGGAGGCATTACAGAAGCAGGGGGAAGTCCCAAAAGCAAACATCATAATAGAAAACCGTGGGATGACGATTGTCCTTGGAGTGAGTGGTACTCTGCGGAGGACCCAGTAAAAG GTTTTGAGCTGCTTACTATATGGTCTGAGAAGGCAATTGAGAGTTCACTAGAAATGGCTGAGCTGGAAAATGCTTCACCTCTTGAGGCTGAGAAGTGGTCGATATCTCCATGCGTATCTGAGATTCT AAGTGCTGATTCTGATGGAAAGAGAATTGGATTTGCATCGCAGTTGCAGCTTTTAATTGATGCTTTGCATATGTCACTGGAAACACAATTTGTGGAAGATTTTGTTTCAG AGCACTCAAGACCTGAGAATTTAAAGTCTACTGCCATCATACCTCCCCCAACTGTCCTTGATCGTGTGCTTAAAGACCTATTTTATGAGG TTGAAGCAGCCCAACCTGATTTTGCTGAAGGAGATCACAAAAATTCTCGGACCATTAAAGGCGCTCCTCTTGAATCACTTTTTGGGCAGTTCTGTCTGCACGCTCTCTGGGTTGGTGATTGCAATATAAGGG CTATTGCAGCATTCTGGATAGAGTTCGTACGGGAAGTTCGCTGGTGTTGGGAAGAGTCACAGCCATTACCTAGAATGCCAGCCAATGGTGTAATTGACCTAACTACCTGTTTAATTAACCAGAAATTACACATG CTTGCAATTTGTATGGATAGAAAGCATCAGTTTAATCAAAAGGGTCCGAAGGCAGATGAAAACGGAGTTTTTCTTTCTGCTCGTATTAAG GCAGACACTGAAGTCCAAAGTGTTATATCTTCTCAAGATGGAGATGCTCAGGCTTCTTGTTGGGAATGTGACAG TCTATCAACACCAGATCAAGATCCTGCAAGTCATATTTCAAGTTTTGAACATTCTGGTGCTGTGAAGTTAGGTGATCCAGAGCATTCGGCATGTATTAGGAGGGGATCGGCTGGTGTTGTTGGGTCTATGATGCTTTTGAAATCTTACCAGAACATGCATGCTCCATTTACACGGGTTGATTTACCT GATTCACCACTGATGACTGAAGACATGCATGAAGAACGTCTACAAGCCATTGAGGCCCTTGGTGATTCTTCT AGATTTTCCGCCCAACTAGAGAAAGACATTTTGTCATCAG ATATGTCTGCATTTAAAGCAGCAAATCCGGATGCTGTGTTTGAAGATTTCATCCGCTGGCATTCACCCAGGGACTGGGAAAATGATGATAATATGGAGAAGGGAGTATCTCAAATTAATGCAGTGGTAGAGTCAACATATGATTGGCCACCTCGTGGAAAACTTTCGGAAAGAATGTCTGAGCATGGGAATTTATGGAGAAAGATATGGAACGAGGCACCTCCATTGCCAGCTTCTGAGCAGAAGCCCCTTCTGGATCCAAATCAAGAAGGAGAAAAG GTTCTTCATTATTTGGAAACACTGCGGCCATATCAGTTGTTGGAACAAATGGTTTCTACTGCTTTTAGAGCAACAGCTGACACACTAAATAAAACGTCATTTGGAGGTCTAAAGCAGATGACCACCAGAATTGAACAACTTTACCTCACCATGTCAACGACTCTCAGATGCTTGCAAA CAAATAGCCTTTTTGTTGATGCAGAAGATATTAAAGACCTGAAGCGGCTCTGTACAACTTTTGCACATGTCGAGAATTTGATAACACTTGCTGCATCTCTTCATCGCAAGTTCATGCAAGCACCACGTCTATCAGAATCAATCTTCAATGACTACGATAACTTCCATGTACCAAAACTTGGAACAGTCTCAATTGGTCGTGATGTGAAAAAG GTTTTCAATAATGAACAAGAAGTTAGGCAAGGAGAGAGAGAAGTAATTGCAAGCATGTTCACCCCACCTACTGCAAATCAATCATGGAGGAAAGTATTAAGCATGGGAAATCTTCTCAATGGCCATGAACCAGTGTCGAGAGAGATCATATTTACCAAACGCGATCACCTTTGCGAAAATTACTATGTTGGTCATGCTCCGAGGGGTTATCAACAAGAATTTGAAACATACAGAATGTACGTATGCGGAACCTCAAATGATCTGGGTGTGGCATTAGCAGTTACCTCTTGTGACTAG